The following proteins come from a genomic window of Eleginops maclovinus isolate JMC-PN-2008 ecotype Puerto Natales chromosome 8, JC_Emac_rtc_rv5, whole genome shotgun sequence:
- the abl1 gene encoding tyrosine-protein kinase ABL1 isoform X2, with the protein MGQQPGKFVGDQRRPSLPAFIKGGRRESQRHGIQPCNVFAVHEALQRPDFESQGLTEAARWNSKENLLAGPSENDPNLFVALYDFVASGDNTLSITKGEKLRVLGYNHNGEWCEAQTKNGQGWVPSNYITPVNSLEKHSWYHGPVSRNAAEYLLSSGINGSFLVRESESSPGQRSISLRCEGRVYHYRINTASDGKLYVSSESRFNTLAELVHHHSTVSDGLITTLHYPAPKRNKPTIYGVSPNYDKWEMERTDITMKHKLGGGQYGEVYEGVWKKYNLTVAVKTLKEDTMEVEEFLKEAAVMKEIKHPNLVQLLGVCTREPPFYIITEFMTHGNLLDYLRECNREEVNAVVLLHMATQISSAMEYLEKKNFIHRDLAARNCLVGENHLVKVADFGLSRLMTGDTYTAHAGAKFPIKWTAPESLAYNKFSIKSDVWAFGVLLWEIATYGMSPYPGIDLSQVYELLEKDYRMDRPEGCPEKVYELMRDCWRWNPTERPSFAETHQAFETMFQESSISDEVEKELGKKGKKATLGPIQQAPQLPTKTRTLRKNMDNRDGDSPDPLDPDVAVSSPMLPRKERPLLDSNLNEDDRLIPKDKDKSRGSGFLSLIKKKKKNAPAPPKRSSSFREMDIHPDRRGVTPDLRDGDNFNNGASLTISDITHGLDSAKFLSANNNGAGGITNGAPTYPGPLFPRKKGAPAVPGPGGKAATTPPSEEEPMSNTKRFLWSSSMPSGSDGTEWKSVTLPRDLGQRHFDSGTFGGKPALPRKRTSEQKGENAPRKGTLTPPPRLNLLSDVSSSFLGKDTDPSPGSSPQALTPKVVRRPGLPGLENSKTSALHAELLKPNVFPALGAAGDECRARRNKHSGESVRERGRIQKPKPAPPPPPTNAKSGKISRSPTSEPPSPSDIKAKGLPSPSEPHHTTTASEQARSPLSEGSKKLSLGSTSKPQPLKTSTSSSSVTTSLSSQSLGGFSSSLTAPGDLCSPTAFIPLVNTRRSLRKTAPRQAAERTPNSAVTREMVLEGTERLRTAICRNSEQTGSHSAVLEAGKNLSKHCVSFVDSIQQMRNKFAFREAINKLENSLRELQICPTATGGASAQQDFSKLLASVKEISDIVQR; encoded by the exons ATGGGGCAGCAGCCGGGGAAGTTTGTAGGGGACCAGAGGAGACCTAGTCTGCCGGCCTTCATCAAGGGTGGAAGGAGAGAGTCGCAACGCCATGGGATCCAGCCCTGTAACGTTTTTGCTGTGCAcg aagCTCTCCAGAGACCGGACTTTGAGAGTCAGGGTCTGACAGAAGCCGCCCGCTGGAACTCCAAAGAGAACCTGTTGGCCGGCCCCAGCGAGAATGACCCCAACCTGTTTGTCGCTCTCTACGATTTCGTGGCCAGTGGCGACAACACGCTCAGCATTACTAAAG GAGAGAAGCTGCGTGTGCTGGGCTACAACCACAACGGCGAGTGGTGCGAGGCACAGACTAAAAATGGCCAGGGTTGGGTGCCGTCCAACTACATCACGCCTGTCAACAGCCTGGAGAAGCACAGCTGGTACCACGGACCCGTGTCTCGCAACGCTGCCGAGTACCTGCTCAGCTCGGGCATCAACGGGAGCTTTCTCGTCCGCGAGAGCGAGAGCAGCCCCGGCCAGAGGTCCATCTCTCTGCGCTGCGAGGGCAGAGTATACCATTACAGGATTAACACTGCGTCTGATGGCAAG ctgTACGTCTCGTCTGAAAGCCGCTTCAACACGCTGGCGGAGCTGGTGCACCATCACTCCACGGTGAGCGACGGCCTCATCACCACGCTGCACTACCCGGCGCCGAAGCGCAACAAGCCCACCATCTACGGGGTCTCTCCAAACTACGACAAGTGGGAGATGGAGCGCACGGACATTACCATGAAGCACAAGCTGGGAGGGGGCCAATACGGGGAAGTGTACGAGGGGGTTTGGAAGAAGTACAACCTCACCGTGGCTGTGAAGACACTAAAG GAGGATACaatggaggtggaggagtttcTAAAGGAGGCTGCTGTCATGAAAGAGATCAAACATCCCAACCTGGTACAACTGCTTG GTGTGTGCACACGGGAGCCTCCCTTCTACATCATCACAGAGTTCATGACCCACGGTAACCTGCTGGACTACCTGAGGGAGTGCAACAGAGAGGAGGTGAATGCAGTGGTGCTGCTCCACATGGCCACACAAATCTCATCCGCCATGGAGtacctggagaaaaaaaacttcaTCCACAG GGACCTGGCCGCCCGTAACTGTCTGGTCGGGGAGAACCACCTGGTGAAGGTGGCAGACTTCGGCCTGAGCAGGCTAATGACCGGGGACACCTACACGGCTCATGCTGGGGCCAAGTTCCCCATCAAGTGGACCGCTCCGGAGAGTCTGGCCTACAACAAGTTCTCTATCAAATCTGATGTCTGGG CATTCGGTGTGCTGCTGTGGGAGATCGCCACCTACGGCATGTCTCCGTACCCCGGCATCGACCTGTCCCAAGTGTACGAGCTGCTGGAGAAGGATTACCGCATGGACCGACCCGAGGGTTGCCCCGAGAAGGTCTACGAGCTCATGAGGGACT GTTGGAGGTGGAACCCCACTGAGCGTCCATCTTTTGCTGAAACACACCAAGCCTTCGAGACCATGTTCCAGGAGTCCAGCATCTCTGATG agGTGGAAAAGGAGCTgggaaagaaagggaagaaggCGACATTAGGTCCCATCCAGCAGGCTCCACAGCTGCCCACCAAAACCAGAACTCTCCGCAAAAACATGGACAACCGGGACGGAGATAGTCCAG ACCCTTTGGATCCGGATGTAGCTGTGTCTTCACCCATGCTCCCCAGGAAAGAGCGCCCCCTGCTAGACAGTAACCTGAATGAGGACGACCGCCTAATACCCAAAGACAAGGACAAGAGCCGTGGCAGTGGTTTCCTCAGTCtcataaagaaaaagaagaagaacgCGCCCGCTCCGCCCAAACGCAGCTCGTCCTTCAGAGAAATGGACATCCACCCAGACAGGCGGGGCGTGACTCCAGATCTCCGAGATGGCGACAACTTCAACAACGGTGCATCATTGACCATTAGTGACATCACACATGGCCTTGACTCCGCAAAGTTCCTGAGTGCTAACAACAACGGGGCCGGGGGCATCACCAACGGGGCCCCTACCTACCCTGGGCCTCTGTTTCCACGCAAGAAGGGGGCTCCTGCAGTGCCCGGCCCTGGAGGAAAAGCAGCCACCACACCACCCAGCGAGGAGGAGCCCATGTCCAACACCAAGCGGTTCCTCTGGTCCTCCAGCATGCCCAGCGGCTCCGACGGCACCGAGTGGAAGTCCGTCACGCTGCCCCGGGACCTCGGCCAGCGCCACTTCGACTCGGGCACCTTCGGGGGAAAACCAGCTCTGCCACGCAAGAGAACCAGTGAGCAGAAAGGGGAGAACGCCCCTCGGAAGGGCACCCTGACCCCGCCGCCGCGTCTGAACCTCCTCTCAGAcgtttcctcttccttcttaGGCAAAGACACTGACCCCAGTCCTGGCTCCAGTCCCCAGGCACTGACGCCCAAGGTGGTCCGGAGACCGGGGTTGCCGGGACTGGAGAACTCCAAGACCAGCGCGCTCCACGCAGAGCTCCTCAAGCCCAACGTGTTCCCCGCTTTAGGGGCCGCTGGAGACGAGTGCAGGGCCCGCAGAAACAAGCACTCCGGGGAATCTgtcagggagagaggaaggataCAGAAACCCAAGCCAGCCCCGCCTCCACCCCCCACCAACGCCAAATCAGGAAAGATTTCTCGCAGCCCCACTTCagaacccccctccccctcagaCATCAAAGCTAAGGGCCTCCCCTCTCCCTCAGAGCCCCACCACACAACCACTGCCAGCGAGCAAGCCCGCTCCCCCCTCAGCGAGGGCTCCAAGAAGCTGTCCCTGGGCTCCACCTCCAAACCTCAACCGCTAAagacctccacctcctcctcttctgtgaCCACCTCCCTCTCCAGCCAGAGCCTGGGAggcttctcttcctccctcaccGCCCCCGGCGACCTGTGCTCGCCCACTGCCTTCATCCCCCTAGTGAACACCAGACGCTCCCTCCGCAAGACGGCCCCCCGCCAGGCAGCCGAGCGTACCCCCAACTCGGCCGTGACGCGCGAGATGGTGCTGGAAGGCACCGAGCGGCTCCGCACGGCCATCTGCCGAAACTCTGAGCAGACGGGCAGCCACAGCGCCGTGCTGGAGGCCGGCAAGAACCTGTCCAAGCACTGCGTGAGCTTTGTGGACTCCATACAGCAGATGAGGAACAAGTTCGCTTTCCGCGAGGCCATCAACAAGCTGGAGAACAGCCTGCGGGAGCTGCAGATCTGCCCCACCGCCACCGGGGGCGCCAGCGCTCAGCAGGACTTCAGCAAGCTGCTGGCGTCCGTCAAAGAGATCAGTGACATTGTTCAGAGGTAG
- the abl1 gene encoding tyrosine-protein kinase ABL1 isoform X1: MGQQPGKFVGDQRRPSLPAFIKGGRRESQRHGIQPCNVFAVHEALQRPDFESQGLTEAARWNSKENLLAGPSENDPNLFVALYDFVASGDNTLSITKGEKLRVLGYNHNGEWCEAQTKNGQGWVPSNYITPVNSLEKHSWYHGPVSRNAAEYLLSSGINGSFLVRESESSPGQRSISLRCEGRVYHYRINTASDGKNLFLLQLYVSSESRFNTLAELVHHHSTVSDGLITTLHYPAPKRNKPTIYGVSPNYDKWEMERTDITMKHKLGGGQYGEVYEGVWKKYNLTVAVKTLKEDTMEVEEFLKEAAVMKEIKHPNLVQLLGVCTREPPFYIITEFMTHGNLLDYLRECNREEVNAVVLLHMATQISSAMEYLEKKNFIHRDLAARNCLVGENHLVKVADFGLSRLMTGDTYTAHAGAKFPIKWTAPESLAYNKFSIKSDVWAFGVLLWEIATYGMSPYPGIDLSQVYELLEKDYRMDRPEGCPEKVYELMRDCWRWNPTERPSFAETHQAFETMFQESSISDEVEKELGKKGKKATLGPIQQAPQLPTKTRTLRKNMDNRDGDSPDPLDPDVAVSSPMLPRKERPLLDSNLNEDDRLIPKDKDKSRGSGFLSLIKKKKKNAPAPPKRSSSFREMDIHPDRRGVTPDLRDGDNFNNGASLTISDITHGLDSAKFLSANNNGAGGITNGAPTYPGPLFPRKKGAPAVPGPGGKAATTPPSEEEPMSNTKRFLWSSSMPSGSDGTEWKSVTLPRDLGQRHFDSGTFGGKPALPRKRTSEQKGENAPRKGTLTPPPRLNLLSDVSSSFLGKDTDPSPGSSPQALTPKVVRRPGLPGLENSKTSALHAELLKPNVFPALGAAGDECRARRNKHSGESVRERGRIQKPKPAPPPPPTNAKSGKISRSPTSEPPSPSDIKAKGLPSPSEPHHTTTASEQARSPLSEGSKKLSLGSTSKPQPLKTSTSSSSVTTSLSSQSLGGFSSSLTAPGDLCSPTAFIPLVNTRRSLRKTAPRQAAERTPNSAVTREMVLEGTERLRTAICRNSEQTGSHSAVLEAGKNLSKHCVSFVDSIQQMRNKFAFREAINKLENSLRELQICPTATGGASAQQDFSKLLASVKEISDIVQR, translated from the exons ATGGGGCAGCAGCCGGGGAAGTTTGTAGGGGACCAGAGGAGACCTAGTCTGCCGGCCTTCATCAAGGGTGGAAGGAGAGAGTCGCAACGCCATGGGATCCAGCCCTGTAACGTTTTTGCTGTGCAcg aagCTCTCCAGAGACCGGACTTTGAGAGTCAGGGTCTGACAGAAGCCGCCCGCTGGAACTCCAAAGAGAACCTGTTGGCCGGCCCCAGCGAGAATGACCCCAACCTGTTTGTCGCTCTCTACGATTTCGTGGCCAGTGGCGACAACACGCTCAGCATTACTAAAG GAGAGAAGCTGCGTGTGCTGGGCTACAACCACAACGGCGAGTGGTGCGAGGCACAGACTAAAAATGGCCAGGGTTGGGTGCCGTCCAACTACATCACGCCTGTCAACAGCCTGGAGAAGCACAGCTGGTACCACGGACCCGTGTCTCGCAACGCTGCCGAGTACCTGCTCAGCTCGGGCATCAACGGGAGCTTTCTCGTCCGCGAGAGCGAGAGCAGCCCCGGCCAGAGGTCCATCTCTCTGCGCTGCGAGGGCAGAGTATACCATTACAGGATTAACACTGCGTCTGATGGCAAG aatctctttctcctccagctgTACGTCTCGTCTGAAAGCCGCTTCAACACGCTGGCGGAGCTGGTGCACCATCACTCCACGGTGAGCGACGGCCTCATCACCACGCTGCACTACCCGGCGCCGAAGCGCAACAAGCCCACCATCTACGGGGTCTCTCCAAACTACGACAAGTGGGAGATGGAGCGCACGGACATTACCATGAAGCACAAGCTGGGAGGGGGCCAATACGGGGAAGTGTACGAGGGGGTTTGGAAGAAGTACAACCTCACCGTGGCTGTGAAGACACTAAAG GAGGATACaatggaggtggaggagtttcTAAAGGAGGCTGCTGTCATGAAAGAGATCAAACATCCCAACCTGGTACAACTGCTTG GTGTGTGCACACGGGAGCCTCCCTTCTACATCATCACAGAGTTCATGACCCACGGTAACCTGCTGGACTACCTGAGGGAGTGCAACAGAGAGGAGGTGAATGCAGTGGTGCTGCTCCACATGGCCACACAAATCTCATCCGCCATGGAGtacctggagaaaaaaaacttcaTCCACAG GGACCTGGCCGCCCGTAACTGTCTGGTCGGGGAGAACCACCTGGTGAAGGTGGCAGACTTCGGCCTGAGCAGGCTAATGACCGGGGACACCTACACGGCTCATGCTGGGGCCAAGTTCCCCATCAAGTGGACCGCTCCGGAGAGTCTGGCCTACAACAAGTTCTCTATCAAATCTGATGTCTGGG CATTCGGTGTGCTGCTGTGGGAGATCGCCACCTACGGCATGTCTCCGTACCCCGGCATCGACCTGTCCCAAGTGTACGAGCTGCTGGAGAAGGATTACCGCATGGACCGACCCGAGGGTTGCCCCGAGAAGGTCTACGAGCTCATGAGGGACT GTTGGAGGTGGAACCCCACTGAGCGTCCATCTTTTGCTGAAACACACCAAGCCTTCGAGACCATGTTCCAGGAGTCCAGCATCTCTGATG agGTGGAAAAGGAGCTgggaaagaaagggaagaaggCGACATTAGGTCCCATCCAGCAGGCTCCACAGCTGCCCACCAAAACCAGAACTCTCCGCAAAAACATGGACAACCGGGACGGAGATAGTCCAG ACCCTTTGGATCCGGATGTAGCTGTGTCTTCACCCATGCTCCCCAGGAAAGAGCGCCCCCTGCTAGACAGTAACCTGAATGAGGACGACCGCCTAATACCCAAAGACAAGGACAAGAGCCGTGGCAGTGGTTTCCTCAGTCtcataaagaaaaagaagaagaacgCGCCCGCTCCGCCCAAACGCAGCTCGTCCTTCAGAGAAATGGACATCCACCCAGACAGGCGGGGCGTGACTCCAGATCTCCGAGATGGCGACAACTTCAACAACGGTGCATCATTGACCATTAGTGACATCACACATGGCCTTGACTCCGCAAAGTTCCTGAGTGCTAACAACAACGGGGCCGGGGGCATCACCAACGGGGCCCCTACCTACCCTGGGCCTCTGTTTCCACGCAAGAAGGGGGCTCCTGCAGTGCCCGGCCCTGGAGGAAAAGCAGCCACCACACCACCCAGCGAGGAGGAGCCCATGTCCAACACCAAGCGGTTCCTCTGGTCCTCCAGCATGCCCAGCGGCTCCGACGGCACCGAGTGGAAGTCCGTCACGCTGCCCCGGGACCTCGGCCAGCGCCACTTCGACTCGGGCACCTTCGGGGGAAAACCAGCTCTGCCACGCAAGAGAACCAGTGAGCAGAAAGGGGAGAACGCCCCTCGGAAGGGCACCCTGACCCCGCCGCCGCGTCTGAACCTCCTCTCAGAcgtttcctcttccttcttaGGCAAAGACACTGACCCCAGTCCTGGCTCCAGTCCCCAGGCACTGACGCCCAAGGTGGTCCGGAGACCGGGGTTGCCGGGACTGGAGAACTCCAAGACCAGCGCGCTCCACGCAGAGCTCCTCAAGCCCAACGTGTTCCCCGCTTTAGGGGCCGCTGGAGACGAGTGCAGGGCCCGCAGAAACAAGCACTCCGGGGAATCTgtcagggagagaggaaggataCAGAAACCCAAGCCAGCCCCGCCTCCACCCCCCACCAACGCCAAATCAGGAAAGATTTCTCGCAGCCCCACTTCagaacccccctccccctcagaCATCAAAGCTAAGGGCCTCCCCTCTCCCTCAGAGCCCCACCACACAACCACTGCCAGCGAGCAAGCCCGCTCCCCCCTCAGCGAGGGCTCCAAGAAGCTGTCCCTGGGCTCCACCTCCAAACCTCAACCGCTAAagacctccacctcctcctcttctgtgaCCACCTCCCTCTCCAGCCAGAGCCTGGGAggcttctcttcctccctcaccGCCCCCGGCGACCTGTGCTCGCCCACTGCCTTCATCCCCCTAGTGAACACCAGACGCTCCCTCCGCAAGACGGCCCCCCGCCAGGCAGCCGAGCGTACCCCCAACTCGGCCGTGACGCGCGAGATGGTGCTGGAAGGCACCGAGCGGCTCCGCACGGCCATCTGCCGAAACTCTGAGCAGACGGGCAGCCACAGCGCCGTGCTGGAGGCCGGCAAGAACCTGTCCAAGCACTGCGTGAGCTTTGTGGACTCCATACAGCAGATGAGGAACAAGTTCGCTTTCCGCGAGGCCATCAACAAGCTGGAGAACAGCCTGCGGGAGCTGCAGATCTGCCCCACCGCCACCGGGGGCGCCAGCGCTCAGCAGGACTTCAGCAAGCTGCTGGCGTCCGTCAAAGAGATCAGTGACATTGTTCAGAGGTAG
- the abl1 gene encoding tyrosine-protein kinase ABL1 isoform X4 translates to MKMLEICLKLVGCKSKKGLSSSSSCYLEEALQRPDFESQGLTEAARWNSKENLLAGPSENDPNLFVALYDFVASGDNTLSITKGEKLRVLGYNHNGEWCEAQTKNGQGWVPSNYITPVNSLEKHSWYHGPVSRNAAEYLLSSGINGSFLVRESESSPGQRSISLRCEGRVYHYRINTASDGKLYVSSESRFNTLAELVHHHSTVSDGLITTLHYPAPKRNKPTIYGVSPNYDKWEMERTDITMKHKLGGGQYGEVYEGVWKKYNLTVAVKTLKEDTMEVEEFLKEAAVMKEIKHPNLVQLLGVCTREPPFYIITEFMTHGNLLDYLRECNREEVNAVVLLHMATQISSAMEYLEKKNFIHRDLAARNCLVGENHLVKVADFGLSRLMTGDTYTAHAGAKFPIKWTAPESLAYNKFSIKSDVWAFGVLLWEIATYGMSPYPGIDLSQVYELLEKDYRMDRPEGCPEKVYELMRDCWRWNPTERPSFAETHQAFETMFQESSISDEVEKELGKKGKKATLGPIQQAPQLPTKTRTLRKNMDNRDGDSPDPLDPDVAVSSPMLPRKERPLLDSNLNEDDRLIPKDKDKSRGSGFLSLIKKKKKNAPAPPKRSSSFREMDIHPDRRGVTPDLRDGDNFNNGASLTISDITHGLDSAKFLSANNNGAGGITNGAPTYPGPLFPRKKGAPAVPGPGGKAATTPPSEEEPMSNTKRFLWSSSMPSGSDGTEWKSVTLPRDLGQRHFDSGTFGGKPALPRKRTSEQKGENAPRKGTLTPPPRLNLLSDVSSSFLGKDTDPSPGSSPQALTPKVVRRPGLPGLENSKTSALHAELLKPNVFPALGAAGDECRARRNKHSGESVRERGRIQKPKPAPPPPPTNAKSGKISRSPTSEPPSPSDIKAKGLPSPSEPHHTTTASEQARSPLSEGSKKLSLGSTSKPQPLKTSTSSSSVTTSLSSQSLGGFSSSLTAPGDLCSPTAFIPLVNTRRSLRKTAPRQAAERTPNSAVTREMVLEGTERLRTAICRNSEQTGSHSAVLEAGKNLSKHCVSFVDSIQQMRNKFAFREAINKLENSLRELQICPTATGGASAQQDFSKLLASVKEISDIVQR, encoded by the exons atgaaaatgttggaGATATGCCTGAAATTGGTGGGGTGCAAATCTAAGAAAGGCCTCTCGTCCTCCTCCAGCTGTTACTTGGAAG aagCTCTCCAGAGACCGGACTTTGAGAGTCAGGGTCTGACAGAAGCCGCCCGCTGGAACTCCAAAGAGAACCTGTTGGCCGGCCCCAGCGAGAATGACCCCAACCTGTTTGTCGCTCTCTACGATTTCGTGGCCAGTGGCGACAACACGCTCAGCATTACTAAAG GAGAGAAGCTGCGTGTGCTGGGCTACAACCACAACGGCGAGTGGTGCGAGGCACAGACTAAAAATGGCCAGGGTTGGGTGCCGTCCAACTACATCACGCCTGTCAACAGCCTGGAGAAGCACAGCTGGTACCACGGACCCGTGTCTCGCAACGCTGCCGAGTACCTGCTCAGCTCGGGCATCAACGGGAGCTTTCTCGTCCGCGAGAGCGAGAGCAGCCCCGGCCAGAGGTCCATCTCTCTGCGCTGCGAGGGCAGAGTATACCATTACAGGATTAACACTGCGTCTGATGGCAAG ctgTACGTCTCGTCTGAAAGCCGCTTCAACACGCTGGCGGAGCTGGTGCACCATCACTCCACGGTGAGCGACGGCCTCATCACCACGCTGCACTACCCGGCGCCGAAGCGCAACAAGCCCACCATCTACGGGGTCTCTCCAAACTACGACAAGTGGGAGATGGAGCGCACGGACATTACCATGAAGCACAAGCTGGGAGGGGGCCAATACGGGGAAGTGTACGAGGGGGTTTGGAAGAAGTACAACCTCACCGTGGCTGTGAAGACACTAAAG GAGGATACaatggaggtggaggagtttcTAAAGGAGGCTGCTGTCATGAAAGAGATCAAACATCCCAACCTGGTACAACTGCTTG GTGTGTGCACACGGGAGCCTCCCTTCTACATCATCACAGAGTTCATGACCCACGGTAACCTGCTGGACTACCTGAGGGAGTGCAACAGAGAGGAGGTGAATGCAGTGGTGCTGCTCCACATGGCCACACAAATCTCATCCGCCATGGAGtacctggagaaaaaaaacttcaTCCACAG GGACCTGGCCGCCCGTAACTGTCTGGTCGGGGAGAACCACCTGGTGAAGGTGGCAGACTTCGGCCTGAGCAGGCTAATGACCGGGGACACCTACACGGCTCATGCTGGGGCCAAGTTCCCCATCAAGTGGACCGCTCCGGAGAGTCTGGCCTACAACAAGTTCTCTATCAAATCTGATGTCTGGG CATTCGGTGTGCTGCTGTGGGAGATCGCCACCTACGGCATGTCTCCGTACCCCGGCATCGACCTGTCCCAAGTGTACGAGCTGCTGGAGAAGGATTACCGCATGGACCGACCCGAGGGTTGCCCCGAGAAGGTCTACGAGCTCATGAGGGACT GTTGGAGGTGGAACCCCACTGAGCGTCCATCTTTTGCTGAAACACACCAAGCCTTCGAGACCATGTTCCAGGAGTCCAGCATCTCTGATG agGTGGAAAAGGAGCTgggaaagaaagggaagaaggCGACATTAGGTCCCATCCAGCAGGCTCCACAGCTGCCCACCAAAACCAGAACTCTCCGCAAAAACATGGACAACCGGGACGGAGATAGTCCAG ACCCTTTGGATCCGGATGTAGCTGTGTCTTCACCCATGCTCCCCAGGAAAGAGCGCCCCCTGCTAGACAGTAACCTGAATGAGGACGACCGCCTAATACCCAAAGACAAGGACAAGAGCCGTGGCAGTGGTTTCCTCAGTCtcataaagaaaaagaagaagaacgCGCCCGCTCCGCCCAAACGCAGCTCGTCCTTCAGAGAAATGGACATCCACCCAGACAGGCGGGGCGTGACTCCAGATCTCCGAGATGGCGACAACTTCAACAACGGTGCATCATTGACCATTAGTGACATCACACATGGCCTTGACTCCGCAAAGTTCCTGAGTGCTAACAACAACGGGGCCGGGGGCATCACCAACGGGGCCCCTACCTACCCTGGGCCTCTGTTTCCACGCAAGAAGGGGGCTCCTGCAGTGCCCGGCCCTGGAGGAAAAGCAGCCACCACACCACCCAGCGAGGAGGAGCCCATGTCCAACACCAAGCGGTTCCTCTGGTCCTCCAGCATGCCCAGCGGCTCCGACGGCACCGAGTGGAAGTCCGTCACGCTGCCCCGGGACCTCGGCCAGCGCCACTTCGACTCGGGCACCTTCGGGGGAAAACCAGCTCTGCCACGCAAGAGAACCAGTGAGCAGAAAGGGGAGAACGCCCCTCGGAAGGGCACCCTGACCCCGCCGCCGCGTCTGAACCTCCTCTCAGAcgtttcctcttccttcttaGGCAAAGACACTGACCCCAGTCCTGGCTCCAGTCCCCAGGCACTGACGCCCAAGGTGGTCCGGAGACCGGGGTTGCCGGGACTGGAGAACTCCAAGACCAGCGCGCTCCACGCAGAGCTCCTCAAGCCCAACGTGTTCCCCGCTTTAGGGGCCGCTGGAGACGAGTGCAGGGCCCGCAGAAACAAGCACTCCGGGGAATCTgtcagggagagaggaaggataCAGAAACCCAAGCCAGCCCCGCCTCCACCCCCCACCAACGCCAAATCAGGAAAGATTTCTCGCAGCCCCACTTCagaacccccctccccctcagaCATCAAAGCTAAGGGCCTCCCCTCTCCCTCAGAGCCCCACCACACAACCACTGCCAGCGAGCAAGCCCGCTCCCCCCTCAGCGAGGGCTCCAAGAAGCTGTCCCTGGGCTCCACCTCCAAACCTCAACCGCTAAagacctccacctcctcctcttctgtgaCCACCTCCCTCTCCAGCCAGAGCCTGGGAggcttctcttcctccctcaccGCCCCCGGCGACCTGTGCTCGCCCACTGCCTTCATCCCCCTAGTGAACACCAGACGCTCCCTCCGCAAGACGGCCCCCCGCCAGGCAGCCGAGCGTACCCCCAACTCGGCCGTGACGCGCGAGATGGTGCTGGAAGGCACCGAGCGGCTCCGCACGGCCATCTGCCGAAACTCTGAGCAGACGGGCAGCCACAGCGCCGTGCTGGAGGCCGGCAAGAACCTGTCCAAGCACTGCGTGAGCTTTGTGGACTCCATACAGCAGATGAGGAACAAGTTCGCTTTCCGCGAGGCCATCAACAAGCTGGAGAACAGCCTGCGGGAGCTGCAGATCTGCCCCACCGCCACCGGGGGCGCCAGCGCTCAGCAGGACTTCAGCAAGCTGCTGGCGTCCGTCAAAGAGATCAGTGACATTGTTCAGAGGTAG